The following proteins come from a genomic window of Nostoc sp. ATCC 53789:
- a CDS encoding NIL domain-containing protein has protein sequence MKKRVTLTFPKRAVQMPVTYVLAKEFNVAANIIRAQVAPNQIGKLVVELAGDIDQLDAAIEWMRSRHVNVSYTLGEIAIDEDVCVHCGLCTGVCPTEALTLHPETYKLTFTRSRCIVCEQCIPTCPVQAISTNL, from the coding sequence GTGAAAAAACGAGTAACACTAACCTTCCCGAAACGCGCCGTGCAAATGCCAGTCACTTATGTACTGGCCAAAGAATTCAACGTCGCTGCTAATATTATCCGTGCCCAAGTTGCCCCAAATCAAATTGGCAAACTAGTAGTGGAACTAGCGGGGGATATCGATCAACTAGATGCTGCCATCGAGTGGATGCGATCGCGCCATGTTAACGTTTCTTATACTTTAGGCGAAATTGCGATCGATGAGGATGTCTGTGTCCATTGTGGCTTGTGTACCGGGGTTTGTCCTACCGAAGCCCTCACTCTCCACCCAGAGACATACAAACTGACATTCACGCGATCGCGTTGCATCGTCTGCGAACAATGTATCCCCACTTGTCCCGTACAAGCTATCTCCACTAACCTTTAA